A DNA window from Streptomyces bacillaris contains the following coding sequences:
- a CDS encoding crotonase/enoyl-CoA hydratase family protein produces the protein MGGTEHLTVEREGATLVLTLNRPEARNALSLPMLVGLYDGWLAADADDGVRSIVLTGAGGAFCSGMDLKALAGDGMAGQEYRARMTADPDLHWKAMLRHHRPRKPVIAAVEGPCVAGGTEILVGTDIRIAGAGATFGLFEVRRGLFPIGGSTVRLPRQIPHTHALEMLLTGRPYTADEAASIGLIGRVVPDGTAREEALAVAERINACGPLAVEAVKASVYEGAELTESEALAAELQRGWPVFATEDAKEGARAFAEKRPPVYRRA, from the coding sequence ATGGGCGGTACGGAACACCTGACCGTGGAGCGCGAGGGCGCCACACTGGTGCTCACCCTGAACAGGCCGGAGGCCAGGAACGCGCTGTCGCTGCCGATGCTCGTCGGCCTCTACGACGGCTGGCTCGCGGCCGACGCCGACGACGGGGTCCGCTCGATCGTCCTCACCGGCGCGGGCGGCGCGTTCTGCTCCGGCATGGACCTCAAGGCGCTCGCGGGCGACGGCATGGCGGGGCAGGAGTACCGCGCGCGGATGACCGCCGACCCGGACCTGCACTGGAAGGCGATGCTGCGCCACCACCGCCCGCGCAAACCGGTGATCGCCGCCGTGGAGGGCCCCTGTGTCGCCGGGGGCACCGAGATCCTCGTGGGAACGGATATCCGTATCGCCGGGGCGGGCGCCACCTTCGGGCTCTTCGAGGTCCGGCGCGGCCTCTTCCCCATCGGCGGCTCCACCGTCCGGCTGCCGCGCCAGATCCCGCACACCCACGCCCTCGAAATGCTCCTCACCGGTCGCCCGTACACCGCCGACGAGGCCGCCTCCATCGGGCTCATCGGCCGGGTCGTGCCCGACGGCACCGCCCGGGAGGAGGCCCTCGCCGTCGCCGAACGGATCAACGCCTGCGGCCCGCTCGCCGTGGAGGCCGTCAAGGCGTCGGTCTACGAAGGCGCCGAGCTGACCGAGAGCGAGGCGCTGGCCGCCGAACTCCAGCGCGGCTGGCCCGTGTTCGCCACCGAGGACGCCAAGGAGGGCGCCCGCGCCTTCGCCGAGAAGCGCCCGCCCGTCTACCGCCGCGCCTGA